DNA from Onychomys torridus chromosome 1, mOncTor1.1, whole genome shotgun sequence:
GTCGATATACACAGATAGAAAAAGACTATTTGAATGTAAGTGAGCCAAGGTAATCCGTTGTATTGCAATGAAGGTCAAATGCATTTCTCTTATCTGTAGGAAAATAGCCATGGGTGGAAACCAAAATcactaaagtaaaataaaaagcaatatacaaaaattcatagatttttttcatagtttaATGTTCCTTAAAATCTAAAGTTTatggaaaggaaaataatgaaCTTGGAAATATATGTTAATGTAAAAGACACAGTAACACAAGTTCTAATGAAGGAGAAATGTGAGTTTACTAATTTAAGACAGATTTTATATAACACTATTATATAGTAATTATTATTTGCACAGAAAACATGATACAGGTTGGATTTTGCTACCAAGTTTTAATAGCTTCCAAAAACAAAGCTAAATTAAATAGTACTTGGTCACCACAAGCCAAACAGCAGATAAGAATGAAATTATAATTTGTACTACAATGATAGAAGAAATTAGAACACAAAACAGTTCAAATataaatagtaatttttaaaatacaattaaatagtAATTTAAATGCAATATTCAAACATGGTTAAGTAGGTTTATATTTAAGAAAGGTCTAACCatgctttctaaaataaaactaatttttgttTATCCCAGTAGGTTAATTATGATTAACGAAAAGTTGCAATTCAAAGAGATTAGAgctgatttaaatattttatgcaatGTAGATCACATAGCAGAGTCTTCAGAGGTTAATTGGATTATATTGTAACAGGATCTCTTCATTAAGAGCATATAAAAATCCCAAATGTTTCAAATCCTAAGTGTTTATTCACACAAGGAGTTTAACAGTTCGTGAAGCAAAATTTGATAACTGGCAGGAGGGAACTTAAAGATCAATGACATGCCACATAttcaattctcctctctcagtAATCAATAGAAGATAAAAGTTGCTATAGATGAAGACCAGATGATAACTATTGTGAGCAACATAACACAGGTCTCTAAAGCGAACCAGGGTCAGCAGAATTCACTGTCAATGTACGTCATTTTAAATGCATGAAGAGTGTTTACACAAGTGGGCATTCGGAGCTGTAAAACAATTCTCAATGAATGTAAAAGGATCTAGACATGAAAATCCTATTTTTTTgaacaaaatgaaattgaagTAGAAATCAACACCAGACATACATCAAAATCTCCAAGCACTTGCAACACTTAAAAGTCACCAACAGACCAAGTAAGATGTCAAGCAGAAGACAAAGTGATTTAAACTCAAATTATACTTGAAAGTGTAACATCCAAACTGCATGATGAACCTAAGGGGGGAAAGAAATGTACagaatgctcttgcagaggacttgagttagactaccagcatccacatcaggctgCTTACATATGGCTTAtcactccagcttcagaggatctgacaccctcttctgacctccacaggtactacAATATCTGCAGGTAAGCATCAGTAACTCCAGGTCAAGGGTCTCTGATGTATTTTTCTGACCTCCCCAGagagcaggcacacatgtgctgtacacacacacacacacacacacacacacacacacaccacacacataattaaaaataaaaataaaatccaaaacaaaataaagctaaACTCCCTACACCCAAGCTACCTTGGACACACAACTTCAGGCCATACCCTCTTGAGAACTAAAATGGCAGAAGTAAGACATAGCTTATGATAGTGCTTTGAATCTCTTATAGAATCTTAGGGGAATACTTTCATAGCAATGATGTCATTATGACTGATGAAATAGGCCCATtgtttgaaaacaaatttttaatttcatgcagCAGCAGATAAAACATCTAAATATCCACGTCTAGTTGAGTTGaatttgtatttacattttccAAATATGACAAGACCAGATAATTTATACTGAAATGTATCAAATGTGAAAGCATTGGCTATATGATTTCTTccctaaaaatgaaattaagagaaACATTCACAGCTGTTTTAGGAGGCCATCTTTACCCTGACTCATATTTCAGGAAAATCAACAGCAACCAGTAGGTCTCAGAAATATAGATGTCATACATTACATAATGTTTTGGCAGAAGTGGGCAGCAAAATATGAAAAGGGGAAACATGTTAAAGGGAAATATTTGAGGcatcactaaaaacaaaaaccaaaaacccaaaaccaaaaaacaaccctTTAAAATGAAtgcagggtctggaaagatgCCTCAGCAGGAGGTTAAGATCACTTCCTGTTCTTGAAGAAGAtatggttcagttctcagcacccatattgtGACAGATAAACATCAGTAACACCAGTTCAATGGTTTCTGATGTATTTTTCTGACCtcctccacaggtaccagacacacatgtcCTGTACATATacgcacacaggcaaaacactcctacacataaaataaaataaacaaaattgaaaaaaattaaaaagaaatacaggtGGTGTATTTGCACAAAATAAagtatgttaattaaaaatatcagaagataggaaaagtaaatgaataaaaagaagaaaaaaaacccattaaCTGTAATATGAGAAGACAGAGCCCTGCAAGATCCAACTGGAGTTCTGGGAGAGAAGCACTGTGGCCATGAGGCAAACAGAAGTGAAATCAGCACTCCCTTGTTTTGAAAACTCTGAGCGTGTTGCTCTTTCTGGCACCATGCTAGCAGTATTACAAACCTTAGTTGTAGTTGTTTCCAAGTATGCTATTGTGCGGATGACCCCTGTTGAATGTTGAAGAGTTATAACTGGACCCAGTAAAAAATTGAGTTTGATCTTCTGAGCCAGTTGTGTATTTGTTGAAAATGCCCCAAAGGctgaaagaaaataagattaaaattaaGTTACTAGTGTTCtagctgtttattttatttttgtgtgtttggatgtttcacctgtgagtatgtctgtgcaccagatATGTtcttggtgcctgaggaggccagaataTAATGGAGAATCACGTGTCACgggagttacaaacagttatgGGATGTATTGTGGGTACTGAgattgaacctagatcctctggatGAATGgttgtgctcttaaccactgagccatcactctatTACCTTGATTTAAACTCCTTATGTCATTTGGCGAGTTCACTTCTGTGATTACTAATAAAGCTCTGTTCCTGccctagtttgttttctgtttttttgtgaTGAAACattaacttggggaggaaagagttcatcATTTTTGGAGATTTGGGACCATTATCAAGAAAAGCCAGGGAAGTTGTCCAAGGCAGGGacttggaagcaggaactgaagcaggtaTCAGAGggatgctgcctactggcttacTTCCTTTGTCTtgctcatatagcccaggctcaACTGTAAAGGAATCACACTACCTATAGTGGGATGAGCCTTTCTACACCAATTACCTATCAAGGAAAAGAATGACAGACATGTCTGAAGATCAGTCTTATCAGAGAAGTACTTTAATTAAGTTCCCTCTTCTGGGATATGTCTAGGTTTGCAttaagttgattaaaaaaaaaaaaaaaacaaaaaaacaaccagcaCACTTATACTGTTGGAATCCTGTTTACTAAGTGTTGTGTAGCCagtgtactttttaaaataacatttcttttctcttctggtcACCCTGACAGTGGTTAGCATATATTAAGGGTCTTCACACAATCATCACACTTTTTACAATTGCTTGTGGTCTTTGAGTAATCTTTGTTCCAAAAGTGTGCCTGTAAATTTGGGTTAAGTTTAATATTTTTGGCATACAGTTTTCCATGAGAGTGGAGATGTCCCGTCCATGCCACCTGACAATCTCTATGGCTTTATGTGCTCCTTACTCCAATgtcctgatgtgtgtgtgtgcgtgtgtgtgcgcgcgcacgcgtgtgtaTGTCCACATGTATATAATCATATTTAatgaatattgatacaaaattcttaagattttaaagaaatcaatCATATTTGGGGCTCCTAAATCTATCCTGATCTCTAGAAATTCATTCTGTTGTGACCACAGAGTGGCAGGCCCACATCTCTCTGCTTTCCTACTTTCTACCTACAAGACTATCAAATAAAACTTCTGTAATTGCCATTCCATCTTTCATGGTGTTTGTTTCGTTAAGGATGCTTTTGAGCTTCAGCAATATTTGTGAATTGCTTGATATAATTCCAAAGGGGAATGAGCTGATCAAATTGGTAAATACTTGAATAAAACTAGGCATCCTGCCTTGAATCTCCTAGGAAGATGGTCCCACAAGAAAACATATGACCCTAAATGTATGAGGATTCATGTTGTTCTTGACGTAGCATGCCTCATTAATTTCTGAGCTTTGGAAAAATCAGATTTCTTTAGTGTACACTCTATATTGTAAGTAACAGACAGCAAGTTATCTTTCAAGTAGAAATGATACCACATGTTTAAACAAATGATATGCAATTTAATTAACAATGTTTTTTCAGTTAGTCAGGTTTGGaagcatttattatttataggATTTTTAGTATAAAATTGATATGCCTCAGACCTGtccagaaaaatatataaggagaTTGAAGCTTTGGGAAAGCTCACTGGGCCCTCAGACTTTGTTCAAAGAGCccgaattaaaaataaatcccagGCAATGCCTACATAATATTTTCCTATTAAAATATCAGCATAAAAACATTGAAACAAATATGGCTACTTCATCTTAGAAACTCAAGTTGCAGAGAATCCCAAATATATGTGACACAAACAGATTATTTAAATGTGTTACTTGTTTGGGATGAtgttgtttaaaagtagataAGCAAATATATTAATTGTGCCTATTGTTAATTTGACAAATGTAGCCAGATCCTGTGGCTCAAACCTGTAATATCATCACTCAAGAAGCTAAGGCAGGATTGTGAGGTTAAAGTTATCCTGGGCTACACACCAAACTCCTCTACTAAACAACATCAAGAAACTTGGATATTTATTACCTAAAACCATTTAATAACAGGATCCTTGGCTAGTCTAAGTATCTCTAAATACTGAGATAATGtcatttacaaaatataaatgtGTTTTCAGAAGATTTTTTGTGAgcttttatgataaaaataacaaatcatCAGATCTCCATCTCTCCACATACCAAGAAGGGTTCCCTGGGAATGGCCAACATAGTAAATTTGCTTCTGTCCTGTTTTGTTCACAATGAAGTCAATGGTGGCAGGAAGATCATATTTTATGAGTTGATCATAACTGCATGACACAAAAAGAACATAGTATGAGTTAAttgtttattaataattaaaatgtacaCTTTATATTCTAAAACATGAACTAGAGGAGTTTCTCTAAAGAGAAACCTGAATAATGAGATTGCAttcataaaaaaatcttttactcACTGTTAGCTGTCTAGATGGATCGTTCATTCAGTGCCCACAGAAACCTTGATAGGATCTTATGTTTGTATACTTTGAAAGGAATTGTCATAGACAGCTAAGTGACAGACTAAATTTCAAGGTACATTTGTGTTGACCTGACTTGTACTGTATTTTAATTCATGAATTATTTTCaagtaaaatacatatatatgtaatatataatctACTTCCCTCTTAATTACTAatcaaaattataaacaaaattctAAGCAAATTTTGTCcatcaatcttttaaaatattgttccATAGGAAGATATTTTCATGATATGCCTTTATTAGAGCATAATAAATTTATGATGACATAAAAGGGTTTTAGTCCagttttaaggaaaaataaaggttTGTGTTCTTTACCTAAAAGCCCAGAATTCTTTAGAATTTGAGTCTAGGTACACATGTTTCCTGGCATATATATTTCCTCTGCTGTTCCCCAGCCACACATCAAAACCAGCATCAGCCAGAAAgaagcccaggctgctcttgggAGGATTGACAAGCCAAATGGAAGCAGATAGAGTCCACCCATGCTGCAAATACACTACTGGCTTTGAAACTAAAAACCAAGGAGAGAAAACCATtgttatttatcattatttttacgcttcatcaaaataaagaaacacatttcTACATTTTATATACAAGTATTGTAATTACAGCCAGTTTACATCCTCCAGGATTATCTCCTTGACTCCTTATTCCCTTTCTGGAAAATGTTTAATAGCATGAATTTGGGTCACCATTATATCCTGGTATCTACAAAAGAAGTGTTAGTGGGccattatatttacattatagtcATAAACATATCTCTATATTCTTTAGTAAAATAATCATCACACCTGTTGtgtctcattttttgtttttataccccttgaataaatatgattttttaactggaattttttatttcaaaaacttGTGAGTAATATTCCCATCTAGTAGAGTTCAAacttatgaaaaacaaaatataataaacttaTACAAATGTTTGAGATAGAGAGGCTCATGTCCAGATTATTTAACAAAtaatccaaacaacaacaaaatcatgaaattgaATATGGCCTTTGTAGTCTGAAATTTGAGATGGATGCATGACATGGGTACTATACATCAGAAATAGCATGAATTTTCCTAGCAGTAACTAAAGCTTTCTACAGAGTCAATGTGCTTGAAAGTTCTTGGCCTTTCCCACCAGGTCTCTGAGCTTGCCCCCTGTCCAGAAAGCTAAACTCATGAAGTAATTTGCATTTATCCTTGCTATCATGTCAATCAACATAAGCCAGGTGTCATTCAGACCCTCAGCTTTGGATATCAAAATCATAGAGGTCTCAGGATTCTTATTATAAGTAGTTGAATAGGAAGGTTCTGCACAGAAAGTATTTAACTGAATACAatgcaatgttttgtttttctttctcactctgAGCTTACCTAAATGACTAGACTCATTCTTCCCATGTGGAATTCTGTAAAGTGGGAGGATGTAACCATCTTCAGTCACAACTTCATACTCTTCATATACATAACCCCAGAAGGAGATTAACTCACTCTAAATGGAAAAGAGAACACACATAGACTTTCATTAATTGGCTCATCTGGGCATATCTATGATTCTTAGAGTATAAATTCCTCTTGGAACAGGGTAGCAAGTCCTATGTAAACAGAACCTTCAGATTATACTAAGCATGGCAGTTTGGGAATGATGAGTAAAATTAATAGTGACAAAGTCATTGAAACTGTGTTCACGAGTGATGATAATAACTTACAACATTCATATTGGCTTCAGGATTCCTGGGTTTTGGCTTGAATACGCAAAATATACTTCCAAACATATGAACAAGGCACATTGCTCTCAGTAACCCCCACATGTTAAGCCTGCTGGGAAATAGTTGTTAGCAAGATGTAGAAAATGTCTTAGAGTGAACTCAGATTATTGGATGTTCATTATGCTCACACATGACACTCCTTAAAGTTGGCCGTATCTTCTAATAAGACTCTTAGAATGAACTTTATACATAACAAAGGACAAGATGGATGTCATTAAAAGTAAGTGACCCCACTATTCAAAATAGCCACCCATTCATCCCTTCACGTTTCacgaaaatttaaataaatttatgccACTGTGCAAAAAATTCACAAGAAGTTCTGTGTTAGTTGGCCTAAATGATGAAGATTGGTATTTGGAGTCTTCTCTCGGAACTGTCTGATCACTTAACCAAAGGCTTTGTGATGTAACTGAAGAGTGAGGATGAGAGGAACAGTGACAATAGGACGACAAGGCAGGGGTTGGAGAGAAAGACAGCGACCATTCTCATAAACCAGCACTTGTGAGAACTGAAGGACCTCGTTTTGTCACCATCGCTCGATGGTGTTTCATTTGCTTTCATAATACCACAAACATCCCATTGATGTTTTTAGAATTTACAAAAACCATGATTTCAGAAGCACAAATATTGGtaataaaaatgtacattgtTTTCAAACTCACCTTGCTACTTTCTACAGAGATTCTTATTAAAGTATTATTCTGTGAACAATGATGTAAAGTCACacgtttttaaaaattaaatgtttacctCTATCAtagaagagacagagaccagaGACAGACTACTCACTCTGCCCTGGCTTTTCTGCCCTGAAACAAATACAGTTTGAAATAGtctcttctgttgtttttttcttaattccttAATATTGAGGCCaccaaggagaagaaaagaagaaagatgcaCCTTAGTAAAACATATTCTATACAATAAAATCAAGGTGGgaaactttaattaaaaactgCTGTCTTTAATATAGAATTAACTTCACTTATGGATATATCCCTTGTGAATTGAAATCAGTCAAGTTTGAAATCCCAGAGCACATACTCACTGCCACCAAATGTGAAGCCTTCAGGTTTCCCGGTGTAAAGGGAATTATAAGTTTCTTTTTCCCTTAGCGTTCAAATATATATTGGTGTGAATGTGGTTTTTGGATGACCTTTCCTTATCTTAaagtatattagttatttttgtaGTTAACTCTGTTTTTTTTGAATACAAAATCAAATATTACGTAAGTTCTCAGGATGAGCATGGTTATTAAACATCTTCCAAGCCCCATTAAGTCTATGATGTACCAATTGATAAAACTCTTCCTCCTCACATCCTGCTTCCCTGAATGATCCCTTTTGCAACTATCGTGAATGccctcatttttttgttttatgtaagagAATCATTGCTGCTGATGATATATATTTGTTACAATCATAAAGATGGCCTTCTGGTGGATTTAGAAGGATTTATGATCAATAATTTTATCATAAGCTTTTAGAGTATGTTGTTGATAGATTTATAAAATGACTCACAATAAGCCCTGCAAATGTGAACAAACTCAaaataaggcttttttttttctatgactgaaCTAAGTGAGTGCAAAGGACTCTTAAAATCTGGGAACTACCTTCTTCAATCTTCTATGGACAatgcaaaaagaaatctgtaaGTGTGTAATAGTCCCTTTGAGTGGAGGAAGACAATAGGCATCATGATGGGGGTGAATCATAAAGGATAGAGGTGAGGAGAATAAGAACAGAGGATAATGAAATGTGTTCCTGAAGTGTCTCAATAAAACTAATTTTTGTATGTATTATTCCAAAATAAATAGGAACAGATTAAAGAGAACATTGTTGTCATAAAGAATCCATAGCAACCACAAATGTCTGCAATGATTTGAGTGGATACTCATGACTCTGATTTATGAGCAGGGCTGCAGGAATGCTTCTTCATCAGGCAGCAATAATTCTCCACAAAGCATACACATCCAAAGCATACATTTCTAATAATATGCCAGAGTTAGAGGGGTCCTTGATTATGTGTCTGAATGGACACTTTACAAGATGACACTCATGCTTTTGTGGAGGATTTCAGGAAAAATCTGTTTATTGACCTGGTTCTGATTACAGAGAAGTATTTGGCCAAATTGCAGTCTTTGGAATAGCCCAGGTATAAGCTTCATGCATTTTCAAACTGGACTGTTTGAAGTACAGCTTCTCAGCTAGTGTGGCGCTCTGTAAGCCCTCACTCATCATGCCCCAATCAGAAACAGCTTCACTGAAACTCACCAAGTACAGAACAATTCTATAAATAACACTGGTGCTAAATTAATCAAAATACAGACTGTCACCTACATCCTCTGAAAGATAGCAACACAGGATGGATATTCACTTAGTGATAATTTCTAATTACACTTCAAATCCCCATACTAGGACATAAGGAAAAAGAGATTaatagctcaaaaaaaaaaaaacaaataaatcaattcaATTCAAAGAGTAGCATGTCATCATGccattatctttttaaatattgtgcatagaaaaataattatttgtacatattttttttttcccactgaaaGTTTCATCCTGATGTTAGAAGCAACCCCTATAGAatgctttcagaaaaaaaaaaagaaaaacaagacataaCTTTGAAGATGGCTGAATGGTTGCTAACTTCTCTGCTGTCCATCACAAATACCAGTCAGTCTCACTTCAGATCTTGCAGATTAGGAGTCCCATGATCTGATACACCCTTAACTCCTTGACAGGATGTTTTGCTCCTAGGTTAACAACTGTGGCTATACATCCCTAAACTCCTTTATGGAGGGTTCTGGAGAAGCTTTCCTGGATATGTAGGTCAGCTGTAATTCCTGGAAAAGTTCAGAGGAAGCAGATGATTTCTGTCACTCTTTTCAGACTCCATGCACTCTAttcttgtatatatttataactcAGCACAAACACAATGATTCCACCTGCACATGATGCATGAATGGTTAATAAACTTCCTCCAGTGATAACTTATAAGACCTACTATTTGGGGAGAAATATCTAAATATCTAAagataaatacatcttaaatttaTTTAGATAAATACATCTAAACTAAATATATTAAGACTATTGTCTTTTTATATTAATCCTTATActggtttataaaaaaaaaaatcttaggagAAAGCTGAGGTATGGCATgcacacactgagaaagaaatggagtTCCAACCATCTGCACTGCCTACTGTAGAGCTCAGTATACTGGAATGTTTTGTGTGACACTCCTCCTGGTAAGACATGAataaatgtctactcaccccataTATAAAACCAATAGACCAAAGTAATGATACCACCATAGCCCATCTTGGTGAATGCATGAGTTTTACTAAGGTTACTTACAGAACTAACACAAAGACAGCTACATCACCAAAATCCCACAGCATGCATGACAGCTAACAAACCAGGGGTGCACTACACAAATAACAGGCAGCTCCACAGGTTTCAAAGTGTCTTTCTAGGAACCTCAGTTGCTCAGAgtgcaggcagctcagctgatTTTTGCCTTTTCCGCATGACTCAGTTGGCCTGAAAGTGTCTCTCAGAAGTCCTTATGGCTTATACACAATCAAGAAGTGAGGGACTTAAtgaatcttgtcagtttcagggattttctgaagcttttgagttgtttatttcttGAGTACAAGTTTCCCCTTCAGGAGAGAATATGTTACCTCCTTTGAGAACAATCTGTGTCTAGGTAAgtgtcttggtcactgttctattattgaaaagagacaccatgatcaaggaaactcataaaagaaagcatttaattgggggcttactTGCAGTTTTAGAGGCTAATCTGTTATCATTGGGaagcacagcagcatgcaggaagacctggtggtggagaagtagctgagagcacTACATCccaatctgcaggcagcaggaggagagacaCTAGGCCTAgcataggcttttgaaaactcaaacccatccccagtgacacaccttctccaacaaggacatgcctactccaacaagatcacacctcttaatccttatAAGCCTTTTGACAGTTCCATTCCTGGTGGCTAATcactc
Protein-coding regions in this window:
- the LOC118578150 gene encoding tear acid lipase-like protein — encoded protein: MWGLLRAMCLVHMFGSIFCVFKPKPRNPEANMNVSELISFWGYVYEEYEVVTEDGYILPLYRIPHGKNESSHLVSKPVVYLQHGWTLSASIWLVNPPKSSLGFFLADAGFDVWLGNSRGNIYARKHVYLDSNSKEFWAFSYDQLIKYDLPATIDFIVNKTGQKQIYYVGHSQGTLLAFGAFSTNTQLAQKIKLNFLLGPVITLQHSTGVIRTIAYLETTTTKIIFGEKDIFSSSDAEYFAQFFCHREKIATVCNNLLTLLFGYNPQNLNESRIDVYVGHAPVGTSVQTLLHYSQGMRTGIFQAYDWGSLFLNMLHYGQPTPPQYKVEDMKVPTAMWSGGEDFLADPIDVRQLEANISNLVYHKKIAEYSHMDFVIGLDAPNKVFNEIVTFINEDQSI